In Moorella sp. Hama-1, a single genomic region encodes these proteins:
- a CDS encoding toxin-antitoxin system TumE family protein: MLKILKLLDQCSAVASYEIQDFKQGTDFYFLKVRCEFKNDTLLYIRQYVSDDEYNYSYHWQNKEGDIIVRWDNAPHHRDIITFPHHKHVGANIMASAEIGIEDVLRYITMMLSSPE; encoded by the coding sequence ATGTTAAAGATATTAAAATTACTTGATCAATGCTCAGCTGTGGCATCCTACGAGATCCAGGACTTTAAACAGGGGACGGACTTTTATTTCCTTAAGGTTCGGTGTGAATTTAAAAATGATACCCTTCTTTATATAAGACAATATGTTTCTGATGATGAATATAATTATTCCTACCACTGGCAAAATAAAGAGGGAGATATAATCGTTAGATGGGATAATGCGCCCCACCATAGAGATATAATTACTTTCCCTCATCATAAACATGTGGGCGCAAATATAATGGCTTCAGCTGAGATTGGTATAGAAGATGTGCTACGTTATATAACAATGATGCTCTCGTCACCTGAATAA
- the dnaN gene encoding DNA polymerase III subunit beta: protein MQILCPQPQLVNAVQKVYRAVATTTTLPAITGILLQAHDNNLTLTGTDLDMGIIYKFSVEIMEEGDLLLPGRIFTEMVRRLPPTSLTLRSLDASAVEIAYQQSRVQLNSFDPGQFPALPPVEGDFSFQVPLNVIKDAIRKVTIAAGNDDLRSVFNGVLWELDLEGSRLNLVATDTHRLALYRGQPQGVAPGKGASALVPNRALNELARLLPGDEGAVKITLGESQIYAQYEELTLYTRLLSGKFPHYQQVIPSEYITTVSINTRELLDTVERATLLARDENKARAHIIILQVGEKSLKITSEAAEIGHLEEELTADIEGESLELALNGRYLLDTLQVIDTETVILELLAPLKPVVVRPAGQDNYFCLILPVRIG, encoded by the coding sequence ATGCAAATCCTTTGTCCTCAACCTCAACTTGTTAATGCTGTGCAAAAGGTCTACCGGGCTGTAGCTACGACGACAACCCTGCCGGCTATTACTGGTATATTACTGCAGGCCCACGATAATAACCTGACCCTGACAGGTACCGATTTGGATATGGGGATTATTTATAAATTTTCCGTCGAGATTATGGAGGAAGGGGATTTGCTGCTGCCAGGGCGTATTTTTACGGAAATGGTCCGGCGGCTCCCACCCACTTCCCTTACCCTGCGCAGCCTTGACGCCAGTGCCGTGGAAATTGCTTACCAGCAGTCCCGGGTTCAACTTAACAGTTTTGATCCTGGCCAATTTCCTGCTTTGCCACCGGTTGAGGGTGATTTTTCCTTTCAAGTGCCGCTAAATGTTATCAAAGACGCCATTCGTAAAGTCACCATTGCTGCCGGTAATGATGACTTGCGGAGTGTCTTTAATGGTGTCTTATGGGAGCTGGATCTTGAAGGAAGCAGGTTAAACCTGGTAGCAACTGACACCCACCGCCTGGCTCTTTATAGGGGGCAACCTCAAGGTGTCGCTCCTGGTAAAGGAGCCAGTGCCCTGGTGCCCAACCGCGCTTTGAATGAACTGGCGCGGTTGCTGCCCGGAGATGAGGGTGCCGTCAAGATAACCCTGGGCGAAAGCCAGATCTATGCTCAGTATGAGGAACTTACCCTATATACCCGTTTACTTAGCGGTAAATTTCCCCATTACCAACAGGTTATTCCATCAGAATATATAACAACTGTTAGTATCAATACCAGGGAATTATTGGATACAGTCGAACGAGCTACCTTACTGGCCAGGGATGAGAACAAGGCCCGGGCCCATATTATTATCCTGCAGGTAGGGGAAAAATCTTTAAAAATAACCAGTGAAGCGGCAGAAATCGGTCACCTGGAAGAGGAGTTAACGGCCGACATCGAGGGCGAATCCCTGGAACTGGCCCTGAATGGCCGTTATTTACTGGATACCCTGCAGGTAATAGATACGGAGACAGTCATCCTGGAACTCCTGGCGCCCTTAAAACCCGTAGTCGTCAGGCCAGCCGGCCAGGATAATTACTTCTGCCTGATCCTGCCCGTTAGGATTGGTTAA
- the remB gene encoding extracellular matrix regulator RemB, which translates to MYLHIGNDTVVPYQEIIAIIDLNTAGRAAATREFLEMLNEKAQRDSGTGEIKSCIVTDKEIYYSTISSGTLMKRATTFDFSD; encoded by the coding sequence ATGTACCTGCATATTGGCAACGATACGGTAGTCCCTTACCAGGAAATAATCGCCATTATCGACCTGAATACAGCCGGCCGGGCGGCAGCCACCAGGGAGTTTCTAGAGATGCTAAACGAGAAGGCCCAGCGTGATTCCGGAACCGGTGAAATCAAATCCTGTATCGTCACCGATAAAGAAATATATTACTCCACCATCTCCTCGGGAACCCTGATGAAGCGGGCTACGACCTTTGATTTCTCTGATTAA
- the dnaA gene encoding chromosomal replication initiator protein DnaA: MAPVQLDLAWQQALSLLEKQISPSALEAWFYGARPVTMQGNTLVLAAPNEFARDYLQSRYYPLVQEALQQVLGRKIIKIQVTCFPLGSADEREDMPGEDANLPRLNPKYTFETFVVGNSNRFAHAACLAVAESPASSYNPLFIYGGVGLGKTHLMQAIGHRVRQHLPELKVMYISSEKFTNDLINSIKDKATEQFRTKYRNIDVLLIDDIQFLAKKESTQEEFFHTFNHLYEANKQIIISSDRPPKEIPTLEDRLRSRFEWGLITDIQPPDLETRMAILRKKATDEGINLPDEVMFFIAQKIDSNIRELEGALIRVAAYANFTKKEITPELAEGILKDVLDLARPKPITPRLIQEVVANYFNLKIEDFKAKKRTRSVAFPRQIAMYLCRELTEISLPDIGKEFGGRDHTTVLHAYEKIRGDLNTDPSLPQVITQLMQQIRNQ; this comes from the coding sequence TTGGCTCCCGTACAACTTGACCTGGCCTGGCAGCAGGCCCTATCCCTTTTAGAAAAACAGATTAGCCCCTCAGCCCTGGAGGCATGGTTTTATGGTGCCAGGCCGGTCACCATGCAGGGTAACACCCTGGTTCTGGCGGCACCAAATGAATTCGCCCGGGATTATCTCCAAAGCCGTTATTACCCCCTGGTGCAGGAAGCCCTGCAACAGGTCCTGGGACGTAAAATTATTAAAATCCAGGTTACCTGCTTCCCCCTAGGTAGTGCTGACGAGCGCGAAGATATGCCGGGTGAAGATGCCAACCTGCCCCGCCTTAACCCGAAATATACCTTTGAGACCTTTGTCGTCGGCAACAGCAATCGTTTTGCCCACGCCGCCTGCCTGGCGGTAGCGGAATCGCCGGCCAGCTCTTATAATCCCTTATTTATTTATGGGGGCGTTGGTCTTGGTAAGACCCATTTAATGCAGGCCATCGGCCATCGGGTCCGCCAGCATTTACCAGAACTAAAAGTGATGTATATCTCTTCGGAAAAATTTACCAACGACCTGATTAATTCTATTAAAGATAAAGCCACGGAGCAGTTTCGTACCAAATACCGCAATATTGACGTCCTGTTAATCGATGATATCCAGTTTCTGGCCAAGAAGGAGAGTACCCAGGAGGAATTCTTTCATACCTTTAACCATTTATATGAAGCCAATAAACAAATAATTATCTCCAGCGACCGTCCCCCAAAGGAAATACCCACCCTGGAAGACCGCCTGCGCTCGCGCTTTGAATGGGGTTTAATCACCGATATCCAACCGCCGGACCTAGAAACTCGGATGGCTATCCTGCGTAAAAAAGCAACTGACGAGGGTATTAATTTGCCTGATGAGGTTATGTTTTTTATTGCCCAAAAAATTGATTCCAACATTCGCGAGCTCGAGGGAGCCCTGATTCGGGTAGCGGCTTATGCTAACTTCACTAAAAAAGAAATAACCCCGGAACTGGCGGAGGGGATTTTAAAAGATGTCCTGGATCTGGCACGGCCCAAACCTATAACCCCGCGTTTAATCCAGGAGGTCGTAGCTAATTACTTTAATTTAAAGATCGAAGACTTTAAGGCCAAAAAAAGGACACGCTCGGTGGCTTTTCCACGCCAGATCGCCATGTATCTCTGCCGGGAGCTGACTGAGATCTCCCTGCCCGATATCGGCAAGGAATTCGGCGGCCGGGATCATACCACGGTTCTGCATGCCTATGAAAAAATACGCGGGGATCTAAATACTGATCCTTCCTTGCCCCAGGTAATCACCCAGTTAATGCAACAGATTAGAAACCAGTAA
- the gyrA gene encoding DNA gyrase subunit A gives MPVVLEEEMKRSYIDYAMSVIVGRALPDVRDGLKPVHRRILYAMYEEGLTPDKAYKKSAVVVGTVLARYHPHGDAAVYETMVRLAQDFACRYPLVDGHGNFGSVDGDSPAAMRYTEARLSKLALTMLADIDKETVDFIDNYDGSLKEPVVLPARIPQLLVNGSAGIAVGMATNIPPHNLGEVIDALILLIDKPDADLKDITRIIKGPDFPTAGLIIGREGIRNAYRTGRGSIKVRARAQVETLSNGKSQIVVTEIPYQVNKARLVQTIGELVREKKIDGITELRDESDRTGMRIVIELRRDVQPRVILNQLYKHTQMQENFGVIMLALVDGRPRVLNLREMLTLYLDHQKEVITRRTRYLLAQAEARAHIVAGLRIAIQFLDEVIRIIRQSPNEPEACQNLMERFQLSDKQAKAIVDMRLGRLTALEREKLEEEWQELQKRIAYYKEVLASEAKVYGIVREELLEIKGKFADQRRTQIVLEEENLELEDLIAQEDIVVTLTHRGYIKRQPVDTYRSQKRGGRGIQAMGTREEDMVRDIFVTTTYHYLLFFTNQGRVFRLRGHEIPEAGRQARGTPLVNLIYLNKGETITAVIPIRDLEEDAYLFMATRQGIIKKTRLGEYNTSRRDGLIAINLEEGDELVGVLRTEGKNEVMLVTRQGKAIRFSEDDVRPMGRVARGVKGITLEGEDQVVGLVKVKEEAELVVVSEKGFGKRTALEEYRAQSRGGKGIITMNVTSRTGPVAAVTMAKLDDELMLISAEGILIRLGVEDISRQGRSTQGVTLMRLEPSDRVVAMARVQ, from the coding sequence ATGCCCGTAGTTTTAGAAGAAGAAATGAAGCGGTCCTACATCGATTACGCCATGAGCGTCATCGTCGGCCGCGCCTTACCCGATGTGCGCGATGGTTTAAAACCGGTCCACCGCCGCATCCTCTACGCCATGTATGAAGAAGGCTTGACCCCGGATAAGGCCTATAAAAAATCGGCGGTGGTCGTGGGTACCGTCCTGGCCCGCTATCATCCCCACGGGGACGCCGCCGTCTATGAAACCATGGTCCGGCTGGCCCAGGACTTTGCCTGCCGCTACCCCCTGGTAGACGGCCACGGCAACTTTGGTTCAGTTGACGGCGATTCCCCGGCGGCCATGCGTTATACCGAGGCCCGTTTGTCCAAACTGGCCCTGACCATGCTGGCCGATATTGATAAAGAGACTGTTGATTTTATCGATAACTATGACGGCAGCTTAAAAGAGCCGGTGGTTTTACCGGCGCGCATTCCCCAATTGTTAGTAAATGGTTCGGCCGGTATCGCCGTGGGTATGGCCACCAACATCCCTCCCCATAACCTGGGAGAGGTAATCGATGCCTTGATCCTGCTCATTGATAAACCCGATGCCGATCTCAAGGATATTACCAGGATTATCAAGGGACCCGATTTTCCTACGGCAGGGTTGATTATCGGCCGTGAGGGGATCCGGAATGCCTATCGTACCGGGCGGGGCAGCATCAAGGTCCGGGCCCGGGCCCAGGTGGAAACCCTGAGCAACGGTAAGAGCCAGATTGTCGTCACCGAGATCCCCTATCAGGTGAACAAGGCCCGCCTGGTCCAGACCATCGGCGAGCTGGTCCGGGAAAAGAAAATAGACGGCATCACCGAGCTGCGGGACGAATCCGACCGGACCGGTATGCGCATTGTTATCGAACTGCGCCGGGACGTTCAGCCCCGGGTGATCTTAAACCAGCTTTATAAGCACACCCAGATGCAGGAGAACTTTGGGGTGATCATGCTGGCCCTGGTGGACGGCCGGCCGCGGGTCCTCAACTTGCGGGAGATGCTGACCCTCTACCTAGATCACCAGAAGGAGGTTATCACCCGCCGGACCCGTTACCTCCTGGCCCAGGCCGAGGCCCGGGCCCATATTGTCGCCGGCCTGCGGATAGCCATCCAGTTCCTGGATGAAGTAATTCGTATTATCCGCCAGTCCCCCAACGAGCCCGAGGCCTGCCAGAATTTGATGGAGCGCTTTCAGTTGAGCGATAAGCAGGCCAAGGCCATTGTCGATATGCGCCTGGGTCGCTTGACAGCCCTGGAGAGGGAGAAACTGGAGGAAGAGTGGCAGGAATTGCAAAAACGCATTGCCTATTATAAAGAAGTTCTGGCCAGCGAAGCCAAAGTCTATGGTATCGTCCGGGAAGAACTCCTGGAGATAAAAGGTAAATTCGCCGACCAGCGCCGGACCCAGATTGTCCTTGAAGAGGAAAACCTGGAGCTGGAGGATCTCATTGCCCAGGAGGATATCGTGGTCACCCTGACCCACCGGGGCTATATTAAACGCCAGCCGGTGGATACCTACCGCAGCCAGAAGCGGGGCGGCCGCGGCATCCAGGCTATGGGCACCCGGGAAGAAGACATGGTCAGGGACATCTTCGTCACCACCACCTATCACTACCTGCTCTTCTTTACCAACCAGGGCCGGGTTTTCCGCCTGCGGGGCCATGAGATACCCGAGGCCGGCCGCCAGGCCCGGGGTACGCCCCTGGTCAACCTGATCTACCTGAACAAAGGTGAAACCATCACGGCCGTTATTCCCATTCGCGACCTGGAAGAAGACGCTTACCTGTTTATGGCCACCAGGCAGGGCATAATTAAAAAGACGCGCCTGGGTGAGTATAACACCTCCCGGCGGGACGGCTTGATTGCCATTAACCTGGAGGAGGGCGATGAACTCGTTGGTGTCCTGCGGACGGAAGGGAAAAATGAGGTCATGCTGGTGACGCGCCAGGGCAAGGCCATCCGCTTCAGTGAAGACGACGTGAGGCCTATGGGCCGGGTAGCCCGGGGCGTTAAAGGCATTACCCTGGAGGGCGAGGATCAGGTCGTCGGCCTAGTGAAAGTTAAAGAGGAGGCCGAGCTGGTAGTCGTCTCTGAGAAGGGTTTTGGCAAGCGCACCGCCCTGGAAGAGTACCGTGCCCAGAGCCGGGGCGGTAAAGGTATAATAACCATGAACGTCACCAGCCGCACCGGTCCGGTAGCGGCGGTAACCATGGCTAAACTTGATGATGAGTTGATGCTTATTTCCGCTGAAGGTATCCTCATTCGTCTAGGGGTCGAGGATATCTCCCGCCAGGGCCGCAGCACCCAGGGCGTAACCCTGATGCGCCTGGAACCCAGTGATCGGGTGGTAGCCATGGCTCGTGTACAGTAA
- the recF gene encoding DNA replication/repair protein RecF (All proteins in this family for which functions are known are DNA-binding proteins that assist the filamentation of RecA onto DNA for the initiation of recombination or recombinational repair.) produces the protein MSALRLLQLQLVNFRSYSHLTWDCHSGLNIICGPNAAGKTNLLEAIGYLAVARSFRQQLDQQLLAWGATSFQIKGLCLSYDDEVEIFISYQQHNKGLTINGIRSRLMELLGVFPGIYFGPDDLNLIKGGPSQRRQFLDREISMGDRLYCRSLQEYRRILLQRNLLLRALKAGRGKAAELEPWDIQLLQAGQRIMAKREGFLQALEPLAADLFQKMAGGEKLALTYRPGVGDRQEWEDRLQSGREREIQAGMTLFGPHRDDFSVTFSGHEARYFASQGQQRTMVLALKLAEARYYREMLGVMPVLLLDDVFSELDDQRQQALLELLAVADQAFLTTTEISLLPERLIKQASIWALSRGGEPRLISGPDGK, from the coding sequence GTGTCCGCTTTAAGGTTGTTGCAACTCCAGCTGGTTAACTTCCGTAGTTACAGTCACCTTACCTGGGATTGCCATTCCGGGTTAAATATTATCTGCGGTCCCAACGCCGCCGGTAAAACCAACCTTCTGGAAGCCATCGGTTACCTGGCTGTAGCCCGGTCCTTCCGACAACAGCTGGACCAGCAACTATTAGCCTGGGGAGCGACTTCCTTTCAGATCAAGGGTTTATGTTTAAGTTATGACGACGAAGTGGAAATTTTTATCAGTTACCAGCAGCACAACAAAGGGTTAACAATTAACGGGATCCGCAGTCGCCTGATGGAACTCCTGGGCGTTTTCCCCGGTATCTACTTTGGTCCTGACGACCTGAACCTGATCAAGGGCGGTCCGTCCCAGCGGCGCCAGTTCCTGGATCGGGAAATCAGCATGGGCGATCGCCTCTACTGCCGCAGTTTGCAAGAATACCGACGTATCCTGCTGCAGCGTAACCTTTTACTACGGGCCCTGAAGGCGGGAAGGGGTAAGGCTGCCGAGCTGGAACCCTGGGATATCCAACTGCTGCAGGCCGGCCAGAGAATTATGGCTAAAAGGGAAGGATTTTTACAGGCCCTGGAACCCCTGGCTGCAGATTTATTTCAGAAGATGGCCGGTGGTGAAAAACTGGCCCTGACTTACCGGCCGGGGGTGGGCGATCGCCAGGAATGGGAGGACCGGTTACAATCCGGCCGCGAAAGGGAGATCCAGGCCGGGATGACCCTCTTTGGGCCCCACCGGGACGACTTTAGCGTTACCTTTAGCGGCCACGAAGCTCGCTACTTTGCCTCCCAGGGCCAGCAAAGAACAATGGTCCTGGCCTTGAAACTGGCGGAAGCCCGTTATTACCGGGAGATGCTGGGGGTCATGCCTGTTCTGCTCCTGGATGACGTTTTTTCCGAGCTCGATGACCAGCGCCAGCAAGCATTATTGGAACTCCTGGCAGTAGCCGATCAGGCCTTTTTGACGACCACGGAGATCAGTTTATTACCGGAGCGACTTATAAAACAGGCCAGTATCTGGGCATTATCCAGGGGAGGGGAACCCCGGCTGATTTCCGGCCCAGATGGGAAATGA
- the pdxS gene encoding pyridoxal 5'-phosphate synthase lyase subunit PdxS, translating to MAAAEVGTWTVKKGLAEMLKGGVIMDVTTPEQAKIAEEAGACAVMALERVPADIRAAGGVARMADPTIIKRIMDAVSIPVMAKARIGHFVEAQILEALGVDYIDESEVLTPADEDFHINKHEFKVPFVCGARNLGEALRRIGEGAAMIRTKGEPGTGNVVEAVRHMRRVMGEIRRLQNLPDEELMTFAKEIQAPYELVKLVKELGRLPVVNFAAGGIATPADAALMMQLGSDGIFVGSGIFKSSDPAKRARAIVAATTHFREPEVLAEVSRDLGEAMPGLEIATIKPEERMQERGW from the coding sequence ATGGCAGCAGCAGAAGTAGGAACCTGGACGGTCAAAAAGGGCCTGGCCGAGATGTTAAAGGGCGGCGTCATTATGGACGTCACCACCCCGGAGCAGGCTAAAATAGCCGAAGAAGCCGGCGCCTGCGCCGTCATGGCCCTGGAACGGGTACCGGCGGATATCAGGGCCGCCGGGGGCGTCGCCCGCATGGCTGACCCGACGATTATTAAACGGATTATGGATGCCGTCTCTATTCCGGTCATGGCCAAGGCCCGGATCGGCCACTTCGTTGAGGCCCAGATCCTGGAGGCTCTGGGGGTTGACTATATTGACGAGAGCGAAGTCCTGACCCCGGCCGATGAGGACTTCCATATCAATAAACACGAGTTCAAGGTGCCCTTCGTTTGTGGCGCCCGCAACCTGGGCGAGGCCCTGCGGCGTATCGGCGAAGGGGCGGCCATGATCCGCACCAAGGGCGAACCCGGCACCGGCAATGTGGTGGAGGCCGTCCGCCATATGCGCCGGGTCATGGGCGAGATCCGCCGCCTGCAGAACCTGCCCGACGAGGAACTGATGACCTTTGCCAAGGAGATCCAGGCTCCTTATGAGCTGGTAAAGCTGGTTAAAGAGCTGGGCCGGTTGCCGGTAGTCAACTTCGCCGCTGGTGGCATCGCCACTCCAGCCGACGCGGCTTTGATGATGCAACTGGGCTCCGATGGTATCTTTGTCGGCTCCGGTATTTTTAAATCCAGCGACCCGGCGAAGCGCGCCCGGGCCATCGTCGCCGCCACCACTCACTTCCGCGAGCCGGAAGTCCTGGCCGAGGTTTCCCGGGACCTGGGTGAAGCCATGCCTGGCCTGGAAATCGCTACCATTAAACCCGAAGAGCGCATGCAGGAGCGCGGCTGGTAG
- the pdxT gene encoding pyridoxal 5'-phosphate synthase glutaminase subunit PdxT — protein MKIGVLAMQGAFREHIKSLAALGVQGVEIRHANQLEGLAGLIIPGGESTTIGKLMVEFNLLEPVRHLAEEGLPIFGTCAGMVLLARDIIGSDQPRLGLMKARVQRNAFGRQVASFETDLDIPVLGPEPFHAVFIRAPYLEAVEPPAEVLATFNDKIVMARQGNLLATAFHPELTEDLRVHRYFLEMIKKG, from the coding sequence ATGAAAATCGGCGTACTGGCCATGCAGGGCGCCTTCCGCGAACACATCAAATCCCTGGCGGCCCTGGGGGTCCAGGGGGTGGAGATTCGTCACGCCAACCAGCTTGAAGGCCTGGCCGGCCTGATCATCCCCGGGGGGGAGAGTACCACTATTGGTAAGTTAATGGTTGAATTCAACCTGCTGGAGCCCGTCCGTCACCTGGCCGAGGAGGGGCTACCTATTTTCGGCACCTGCGCCGGCATGGTCCTGCTGGCCCGGGATATCATCGGCAGCGACCAGCCCCGCCTGGGGCTCATGAAAGCCCGTGTCCAGCGCAACGCCTTCGGCCGCCAGGTAGCCAGCTTTGAAACCGATCTGGATATTCCCGTCCTGGGGCCGGAACCCTTCCACGCCGTTTTTATCCGGGCGCCTTATTTAGAAGCAGTGGAGCCACCGGCCGAAGTCCTGGCCACCTTCAACGACAAAATCGTCATGGCCCGTCAGGGTAATCTCCTGGCGACGGCCTTTCACCCGGAGTTGACCGAAGATTTACGGGTGCACCGGTACTTTCTGGAGATGATTAAGAAGGGTTAA
- a CDS encoding RNA-binding S4 domain-containing protein, producing MIGIQKVKINTPTIRLDQFLKWQGLAATGGQAKELIIAGQVQVNGQVETRRTHELVPGDEVEVKGVRFKVVATPAG from the coding sequence GTGATTGGCATCCAAAAGGTGAAGATTAACACTCCAACCATCAGGTTGGATCAGTTTTTAAAGTGGCAGGGTCTGGCGGCTACTGGAGGTCAGGCAAAAGAGTTAATAATCGCCGGTCAGGTCCAGGTGAACGGGCAGGTAGAAACCAGGCGCACTCATGAACTCGTTCCCGGCGATGAGGTGGAGGTAAAGGGTGTCCGCTTTAAGGTTGTTGCAACTCCAGCTGGTTAA
- the gyrB gene encoding DNA topoisomerase (ATP-hydrolyzing) subunit B gives MEQVNTEYDASQIQVLEGLEAVRRRPGMYIGNTGVRGLHQLVFELVDNSIDEALAGFCDRIEVTIHQNGSLSVTDNGRGIPVDIHEKTGLPAVEVALTMLHAGGKFGGNGYKVAGGLHGVGLSVVNALSEWLEIRIKRDGKVYQQEYRRGQKVSELKVTGKAKGTGTSVTFYPDGEIFEDLVFQDEIIGRRLQELSFLNRGVKIVFRDERKDSEITYYHTGGLLDFVRHLNKNKTVLFNKPLYFNGEKDDVQVEIAIQYNDGYNELILSYANNIHTMEGGSHEIGFKTALTRVINDYARRFNLLKDAEANLSGEDIREGLTAVISVKVLEPQFEGQTKTKLGNTEVRGIVDGLVAEGLSAYLEENPSVGRRIVEKALNAFRAREAARKARELTRRKNALEITSLPGKLADCTHKDPALTELFLVEGDSAGGSAKQGRDRRFQAILPLRGKILNVEKARLDKILNNEEIRTIITALGTGIGDDFNINKARYHKTILMADADVDGSHIRTLLLTFFYRYMRPLISEGYIYIAQPPLYKVSRGKNERYLYDDLALDRFLKEHSGERWEIQRYKGLGEMNAEQLWETTMNPDSRTLLQVNLEDAMEADAIFNILMGDRVEPRREFIQQHAHEVRNLDI, from the coding sequence ATGGAACAGGTTAACACAGAGTATGACGCTAGTCAGATCCAGGTCTTAGAGGGCTTAGAAGCCGTCCGCCGCCGGCCAGGTATGTACATCGGTAATACCGGGGTCCGGGGGCTGCACCAATTAGTTTTCGAGCTGGTGGATAACAGTATTGACGAGGCCCTGGCCGGTTTTTGCGACCGGATCGAGGTCACCATCCACCAGAATGGCAGCCTGTCGGTGACCGATAACGGGCGCGGCATCCCGGTGGATATTCACGAAAAGACCGGCCTGCCGGCAGTAGAAGTAGCCCTGACTATGCTTCACGCCGGCGGTAAATTCGGCGGTAATGGTTATAAAGTAGCCGGCGGCCTTCATGGGGTCGGCCTTTCCGTCGTCAATGCCCTATCGGAATGGTTGGAAATCAGGATTAAGCGTGACGGAAAAGTATACCAGCAAGAATATCGCCGGGGGCAAAAGGTCTCCGAATTAAAGGTTACCGGCAAAGCTAAGGGTACGGGAACCAGTGTCACCTTCTACCCTGATGGGGAGATTTTCGAAGATCTTGTTTTTCAAGATGAGATAATCGGCCGGCGGTTGCAGGAATTATCCTTCCTGAACCGGGGCGTGAAGATAGTTTTTCGTGATGAGAGAAAAGACAGCGAGATCACTTACTACCATACGGGTGGCCTCCTGGATTTCGTCCGCCATTTAAATAAAAATAAAACGGTTCTCTTTAATAAACCCCTGTATTTTAATGGGGAAAAAGACGACGTCCAGGTCGAGATAGCCATTCAGTATAACGACGGTTATAACGAACTCATCCTGTCTTATGCCAACAATATCCATACCATGGAGGGTGGCAGCCACGAGATTGGTTTTAAGACGGCCCTGACCAGGGTAATCAATGATTACGCCCGCCGCTTCAATCTCTTAAAGGACGCCGAGGCTAACCTCTCCGGCGAGGATATCCGGGAGGGCTTGACGGCCGTTATCAGTGTCAAGGTTCTGGAACCCCAGTTCGAAGGCCAGACTAAAACCAAGCTCGGCAATACCGAAGTCCGGGGTATCGTCGACGGCCTGGTAGCCGAGGGCCTGAGCGCCTACCTGGAAGAGAACCCATCCGTCGGTCGGCGGATTGTTGAAAAAGCCTTGAACGCTTTTCGCGCCCGGGAAGCGGCGCGTAAAGCCCGGGAGCTTACCCGCCGTAAAAATGCCCTGGAAATAACCTCCCTCCCCGGCAAACTGGCCGACTGCACCCATAAGGACCCGGCCCTGACGGAACTCTTCCTAGTGGAGGGTGATTCCGCCGGCGGTTCGGCCAAGCAGGGACGGGACCGCCGTTTCCAGGCCATTCTGCCCCTGCGGGGTAAGATTTTAAACGTCGAGAAGGCCCGGCTGGATAAAATCCTCAACAATGAGGAGATCCGGACGATCATCACCGCCCTGGGTACGGGTATAGGCGATGATTTCAATATCAACAAAGCCCGCTACCACAAGACCATTCTTATGGCCGATGCCGATGTAGATGGTTCCCATATTCGCACCCTGTTACTGACCTTTTTTTACCGCTACATGCGGCCCCTGATCAGCGAAGGCTATATCTATATCGCCCAGCCGCCCCTGTACAAGGTTTCCCGGGGTAAGAACGAGCGCTATCTTTATGACGATCTCGCCCTGGACAGGTTTCTTAAAGAACACAGCGGTGAACGCTGGGAGATCCAGCGCTACAAAGGCCTGGGGGAAATGAATGCCGAGCAGCTCTGGGAAACGACCATGAACCCGGATTCCCGCACCCTCCTGCAGGTGAACCTGGAAGACGCCATGGAGGCGGACGCCATTTTTAATATTCTCATGGGCGACCGGGTGGAACCACGACGGGAGTTTATCCAGCAGCATGCCCATGAAGTCCGCAACCTGGATATCTAG